From the genome of Impatiens glandulifera chromosome 9, dImpGla2.1, whole genome shotgun sequence, one region includes:
- the LOC124914118 gene encoding cytochrome b561 domain-containing protein At4g18260-like translates to MMMSHEKVLDMSLHGFLLWGSMGFLMPLGILAIRCSSCIHQSSNQPKAKLISFYSHALLQVVSLVVSSGGAVLSVKKFENSFNNSHQRIGLVLHIAVWVQAFISIRRPKINSEEIRRRRMWWFIIHWIVGTGTCIMAIFNIYTGLQAFHNRTGRSTRLWTILFTAQLFLMTFSYLFQDKWDYLLLLLLNKNKQQHDDIDGGNVHHLHDHDDDHDDRRISSQILQIKDLVIVNNVDPPSSSSSSLDKINTLAFYFAKTNALKNLFQQQHI, encoded by the exons aTGATGATGAGCCATGAAAAAGTATTGGATATGAGTCTTCATGGGTTCTTACTGTGGGGTTCGATGGGCTTCCTAATGCCTCTCGGAATTCTTGCAATCAGATGTTCAAGCTGCATTCATCAATCATCCAACCAGCCTAAGGCTAAACTCATCTCCTTCTACTCCCATGCTCTTCTCCAg gTAGTGAGTTTGGTTGTTAGCAGTGGAGGAGCAGTGTTATCTGTGAAGAAGTTTGAGAACTCATTCAACAACAGCCACCAAAGAATAGGCTTGGTTCTTCATATTGCAGTTTGGGTGCAAGCTTTTATTTCAATAAGGAGGCCTAAGATTAATAGTGAagaaattagaagaagaagaatgtggTGGTTCATAATTCATTGGATAGTTGGGACAGGAACATGTATAATGGCCATTTTCAACATCTACACAGGATTACAAGCTTTCCACAACAGGACAGGAAGAAGCACTCGTCTCTGGACTATTCTCTTCACTGCTCAGCTTTTTCTCATGACTTTCTCCTACCTTTTTCAAGACAAGTGGGATTATCTCCTCTTATTATTACTTAACAAGAATAAGCAACAACATGATGATATTGATGGGGGAAATGTTCATCATCTTCATGACcatgatgatgatcatgatgatCGCCGCATCAGCTCTCAGATTCTTCAGATTAAGGATTTGGTCATCGTTAATAATGTCGACCctccttcttcctcttcttcttctttggaCAAGATCAACACTCTTGCCTTTTATTTTGCCAAAACTAATGCCCTCAAGAACCTCTTCCAACAACAACATATTtga
- the LOC124916249 gene encoding glucan endo-1,3-beta-glucosidase-like, protein LLAYDYYFFWVADIVVDFAKGQAPGQGAWCVAKASSTEKELVGNIRFACKYVDCSIIANSKGKCFYPNTAWNHASVVMNLYYQKQARHFWNCNFNGSALITVIDPSYGKCKYSFTRN, encoded by the exons TTACTAgcatatgattattattttttctggGTTGCAGACATAGTTGTAGATTTTGCCAAGGGGCAAGCACCTGGACAG GGAGCTTGGTGTGTGGCAAAGGCATCATCAACAGAGAAGGAGCTGGTGGGGAATATCCGATTTGCATGCAAATATGTTGATTGCAGTATTATAGCTAATTCAAAAGGCAAATGTTTCTATCCAAACACAGCTTGGAATCATGCTTCTGTTGTCATGAACCTTTACTACCAAAAACAAGCCAGACATTTCTGGAACTGTAACTTCAACGGCTCTGCCCTCATCACTGTCATCGACCCAA GCTACGGTAAATGCAAATATTCTTTCACTCGGAATTAA
- the LOC124914117 gene encoding probable starch synthase 4, chloroplastic/amyloplastic, which translates to MAGKLSTSFISHGWSSLSCQEPCSPSFRFLLLPCRMRHKNIRLSTCCAQQRKQVRRISPQKIPSGAKLRQNSDDASDMDSSPTTEISSLSYDQISNKASGDTNEEDVKSQPKFNEVAEIISLDNERMLNESVDSALAVGNTNDVIKSIALQNDVKSRLLDADAGGKVSSFQLQNFIGIIKNAEKNILILNQARAEALKDLEKILNEKKSVQEEINALQLRLVETDARIRVVAQEKLHVELLEDQLEKLQNELSIRGCSEGSSSNVVEAVALSNNSTPDSLVKELSILRQENMSLKNDLEVFKAELDSLKGTDERVALLEKERFLLESSIKELETKLLGSKEDISKLSTLRVDYKSICEKVEYLQELSARATKEADKAISMLQKNHELQEKVDKLEQYFEEANVYKLSSEKLQQHNEIMQQKIKALEERLEKSDEEISSFLELYQESVKEFQSTLNLFKDERKEKTLDGLVDDMPWEFWSRLFLVIDGWVLEKKISLEDAMLLREMALKRDRKICDAYLMCNKKNEHDTIDALLKLTSSHTRAGLHIIHIAAEMAPVAKVGGLGDVVTGLSKALQKKGHLVEIILPKYDCMQYERIHDLKVLDMVLESYFDGQLFKNSVWVGTVEGLPVYFIEPQHPGKFFWRGKYYGENDDFKRFSFFSRAALELILQAGKKPDIIHCHDWQTAFVAPLYWDVYVPKGLNSARICFTCHNFEYQGTAPASEMASCGLDVHQLNRPDRMQDDSSHDRVNPVKGAIVFSNIVTTVSPTYAQEVRTPEEGRGLHTTIKYHSKKFVGILNGIDTDVWNPATDIYLKVHYSVNDIQGKAENKEALRRILGLSSADIRQPLVGCITRLVPQKGVHLIRHAVYRTLDLGGQFVLLGSSPVHHIQKEFEDIAHHFQNHENVRLILKYDEALSHLIYAASDMFIIPSLFEPCGLTQMIAMQYGAIPIARKTGGLNDSVFDVDDETIPVQFRNGFTFLTPDEQGFNSAFDRAFNLFKNKPSSWQQLVEKDMRIDFSWDSSASQYEEIYGQAVARARSVNRALTNPMHNFL; encoded by the exons ATGGCGGGGAAACTCTCTACTTCCTTCATTAGCCATGGATGGTCTTCGTTAAGCTGTCAAGAGCCTTGTTCACCTTCTTTtcgatttcttcttcttccttgcAGGATGCGGCACAAAAACATCAG GCTAAGCACTTGCTGTGCACAACAAAGGAAGCAAGTGAGAAGGATATCTCCCCAAAAGATCCCATCCGGTGCAAAACTGCGGCAGAACAGTGATGATGCCTCTGATATGGATTCCTCTCCCACAACTGAAATCTCTAGTTTGAGTTATGATCAAATATCTAATAAGGCTTCAGGTGACACGAATGAAGAGGATGTAAAAAGCCAACCCAAGTTTAATGAG GTAGCTGAAATCATAAGCCTTGATAATGAGCGGATGCTTAATGAGTCTGTTGACTCTGCTCTAGCTGTTGGAAATACAAACGATGTTATAAAAAGTATAGCCTTGCAGAATGATGTAAAATCTCGG TTATTGGATGCAGATGCTGGAGGGAAGGTTTCCAGTTTTCAACTACAGAATTTCATTGGCATTATAAAGAATGCAGAAAAAA ATATCCTCATCCTCAACCAAGCTCGTGCTGAAGCACTTAAGGATCTTGAAAAGATTCTTAATGAGAAGAAATCTGTGCAAGAAGAAATCAACGCTCTACAGTTGAGACTTGTGGAAACTGATGCACGGATTAGAGTTGTTGCCCAAGAAAAATTACATGTAGAACTTCTAGAAGATCAACTGGAGAAACTACAAAATGAACTATCTATTAGGGGTTGCTCTGAAGGAAGCTCCAGTAATGTTGTTGAAGCAGTTGCTCTCTCTAACAACTCTACCCCGGACTCTCTGGTCAAGGAACTTAGCATATTGAGACAAGAAAATATGTCCCTGAAGAATGATTTGGAAGTCTTCAAAGCAGAGCTGGATAGTCTCAAGGGTACAGATGAACGTGTTGCATTGTTGGAGAAAGAACGTTTTCTGTTGGAGTCATCTATTAAGGAGTTGGAAACTAAACTCCTTGGCTCTAAGGAAGACATATCCAAACTGTCTACCTTGAGAGTTGATTACAAAAGCATATGTGAAAAGGTGGAATATTTACAAGAATTGTCAGCCAGGGCAACAAAGGAAGCAGATAAAGCAATATCCATGTTACAGAAAAACCATGAGCTGCAGGAAAAGGTCGACAAATTGGAACAATACTTTGAAGAGGCTAATGTCTATAAATTATCATCGGAGAAATTGCAGCAACACAATGAAATCATGCAGCAAAAGATAAAAGCTCTGGAAGAACGTCTTGAAAAGTCTGATGAAGAGATAAGTTCTTTTCTGGAGCTATATCAGGAATCTGTTAAGGAATTTCAATCTACATTAAATCTTTTTAAAGATGAGAGAAAAGAGAAGACATTGGATGGACTCGTGGATGATATGCCTTGGGAGTTTTGGAGTCGTTTATTTCTTGTGATAGACGGTTGGGTTCTTGAGAAGAAAATATCACTAGAAGATGCAATGCTTCTGAGAGAAATGGCATTGAAGAGGGATAGAAAAATTTGTGATGCCTATTTGATGTGTAACAAAAAGAATGAACATGATACTATTGATGCCTTGCTTAAATTGACGTCATCTCATACCCG TGCAGGATTGCATATAATTCACATTGCTGCTGAGATGGCACCAGTTGCTAAG gTTGGCGGTTTGGGAGATGTTGTGACTGGGCTCAGTAAAGCATTGCAGAAGAAAGGCCACCTTGTTGAAATTATTCTTCCAAAGTACGACTGCATGCAGTATGAGCGCATTCATGACTTGAAG GTCCTGGACATGGTACTGGAGTCATATTTTGATGGCCAGCTTTTCAAAAATAGTGTCTGGGTTGGTACAGTTGAAG GTCTACCTGTTTATTTTATTGAGCCTCAGCATCCTGGAAAGTTTTTTTGGAGAGGAAAATACTATGGGGAGAATGATGATTTTAAGCGGTTCTCTTTTTTCAGTCGGGCTGCTCTTGAATTAATTCTTCAAGCTGGAAAGAAACCAGATATAATCCATTGTCATGATTGGCAGACAGCTTTTGTT GCACCTCTGTACTGGGATGTTTACGTTCCTAAAGGTCTGAATTCCGCTAGGATATGTTTTACATGCCACAATTTTGAATATCAAGGAACTGCTCCTGCTTCAGAAATGGCTTCCTGTGGGCTCGATGTTCATCAGCTTAACAGACCAGATAGAATGCAAGACGATTCCTCGCATGATAGAGTCAATCCTGTTAAG GGTGCAATTGTATTTTCCAACATCGTAACAACAGTTTCACCAACTTATGCTCAAGAGGTGCGGACTCCTGAG GAAGGACGAGGCCTTCATACAACCATCAAGTATCACTCCAAGAAGTTCGTAGGGATTCTTAATGGAATTGATACAGATGTGTGGAACCCTGCTACAGATATATATCTGAAGGTTCACTATAGTGTAAATGATATTCAAGGAAAAGCTGAAAATAAAGAAGCTTTAAGAAGAATTCTGGGGCTTTCTTCAGCAGACATCAGACAACCATTG GTGGGTTGCATCACGAGATTAGTGCCGCAGAAGGGTGTACATCTTATCAGGCATGCTGTGTATCGGACATTGGATCTAGGAGGACAGTTCGTGCTTCTTGGTTCTAGCCCCGTGCATCACATTCAG AAGGAGTTTGAAGACATAGCTCATCATTTTCAGAATCATGAAAACGTTAGGTTGATATTGAAGTATGATGAAGCACTTTCCCATTTGATTTACGCAGCATCAGACATGTTCATAATTCCTTCCTTGTTTGAGCCTTGTGGTCTTACGCAG ATGATTGCAATGCAATATGGTGCCATCCCAATAGCAAGGAAAACAGGTGGTCTAAATGACAG TGTCTTTGACGTTGATGATGAGACCATACCTGTCCAATTTAGAAACGGCTTCACTTTCTTGACACCTGATGAGCAG GGTTTCAACAGTGCTTTTGATCGCGCATTTAACCTATTTAAGAACAAGCCCTCGAGTTGGCAGCAACTTGTTGAGAAGGATATGAGAATAGACTTCAGTTGGGACTCATCGGCATCACAGTATGAGGAGATTTACGGACAAGCTGTAGCCAGGGCTAGGTCTGTCAACCGTGCTTTGACTAATCCCATGCACAATTTTCTTTAG
- the LOC124914120 gene encoding 60S ribosomal protein L18a-like — MAHRVHQYQVVGRALPSETDDHPKIYRMKLWATNEVRAKSKFWYFLRKLKKIKKSNGQLLAINEIFEKNPTKIKNYGIWLRYQSRTGYHNMYKEYRDTTLNGGVEHMYNEMASRHRVRHHCIQIIKTATIPAKLCKRESTKQFHNSAIKFPLVSKKVRPPTRKLKTTYKASRPNLFM, encoded by the exons ATGGCTCACAGG GTTCATCAGTACCAGGTTGTGGGCAGAGCTCTCCCATCTGAAACCGATGATCATCCTAAGATATATCGGATGAAACTATGGGCTACAAATGAGGTTCGCGCCAAGTCCAAATTCTG GTACTTTCTGAGGAAACTCAAAAAGATCAAGAAGAGCAATGGTCAGCTCCTTGCTATCAACGAG ATATTTGAGAAGAATCCGACCAAGATCAAGAACTATGGTATCTGGCTGCGTTATCAGAGTCGTACTGGTTATCATAACATGTACAAGGAGTACAGGGACACGACCTTGAATGGTGGAGTTGAacatatgtataatgagatgGCTTCACGTCACAGAGTGAGGCATCACTGCATTCAGATCATAAAGACTGCGACCATACCAGCAAAGCTATGCAAGAGGGAGAGCACTAAACAGTTCCACAATTCTGCCATCAAGTTCCCTTTGGTGTCCAAGAAGGTGAGGCCACCTACCAGGAAGCTGAAGACTACCTACAAGGCGTCAAGGCCCAACTTGTTTATGTAA
- the LOC124914119 gene encoding uncharacterized protein LOC124914119 translates to MSRPPSIHDGFFSSVRQVEKRLKLENPPEPCNFPSPQPPSSLPKPTENDTQVDSLSSPIYLNFDIPNNSSVLQDSETPREFLSDSDSFDFPSKTGISSQLNSNHNNNNNVKDSQSIESDEEDGLDEIESLIRLLGLSDLKKTVGFVSDDGDSQFYGKIVGVKGPKSGKEVQRLEGWIKHFLNEDGDKCIEPLRLAHLLLGKAALVSGNTDDDDGFKGIPFPSTIEDFLRNDPPKD, encoded by the exons ATGTCCCGACCACCTTCCATTCATGATGGTTTCTTCTCATCTGTCAGACAG GTAGAAAAGAGGCTGAAATTGGAAAACCCACCAGAACCCTGCAATTTCCCATCACCACAGCCGCCGTCTTCGCTACCAAAACCAACGGAAAACGACACGCAGGTAGACTCGCTCAGCTCTCCGATTTACCTCAACTTCGACATACCCAATAACAGCTCGGTCCTTCAAGACAGTGAAACTCCGAGAGAGTTCCTCTCCGATTCCGATTCGTTTGACTTCCCATCAAAAACAGGGATATCGTCACAATTGAATagtaatcataataataataataatgtaaaggACTCACAAAGTATTGAATCTGATGAAGAAGATGGTCTTGACGAAATTGAGTCTTTGATTCGGCTACTGGGTTTATCGGATTTGAAGAAAACAGTTGGCTTTGTGTCAGACGACGGTGACTCTCAGTTTTATGGGAAGATCGTTGGTGTTAAAGGTCCCAAAAGTGGGAAAGAGGTGCAGAGATTGGAAGGTTGGATTAAGCATTTTTTGAATGAGGATGGAGATAAATGCATAGAGCCTTTGAGATTGGCCCATTTGCTTTTGGGGAAAGCTGCTTTAGTTTCTGGAAAcactgatgatgatgatgggttTAAAGGGATTCCATTTCCTTCAACTATAGAGGATTTCTTGCGCAATGATCCCCCAAAAGATTAG